The following are encoded in a window of Anopheles gambiae chromosome X, idAnoGambNW_F1_1, whole genome shotgun sequence genomic DNA:
- the LOC1272415 gene encoding protein sidekick isoform X1: protein MERDSQPSSGSQCSDQPQPPAKMFQEKFQRYVRHTAPVQCWWIAARQDGLPVTTCTKAHQSRRRPRGRRRTPACGGGAARTTMTTVSMHLLLMLLLCVSRDSTAGTVSAYSLSPDTQLQAPRFTTQPSSSGSIVNEGRTKILQCHALGFPQPTYRWLKNGVPVGNFSSSQYLKILNITRDDAGSYQCEASNKAGTIFSEKIDVVVAYMGVFVDQSESIISVASGYPAILNLSFIESVPSPSVTWQTDEGPLEYNIKYAQTSSNQLIILSADEGDIRAYRARAFNTQIGREESTGFVRLNVTGNPYTEIAPEIIVHPQNTKVVRGAQTVELECIANARPLHELETIWLKDGIPIENTGIHYTQTDPWNRTVTLLHVNLTHTGEYTCQVQMRTGGHPIVFSMAQVTVQEPPTFVTPLRTETLGEYGSRTVLACDVIGEPLPKITWFKNAWPIEQVAGRYTVQDDNSLEIYKLGMDDTAMFQCLATNEAGEKSAYTWLKVKTSIPFMEIPPANQTILDGKDATMNCRAIAAPTPSIQWIFNDTYPIETSSRMQILDSGDLLISNVRETDGGLYTCIRENEAGRVIGSGYLTVLVRTQINRPPADTTVLLGHSAALECGVSSDPTVPYNIDWYREPNRLPIKNSQRIGVKKDGTLEITEVRPSDVGQYSCIVTSPGGNETRSARLSVIELPFAPSNVQAVRLTTPQNRAINVSWTPGFDGNSKIIKFIIQRREVPELGPLPDPLLNWVTEVANVSAQAKWMLLTNLKAATAYQFRISSVNRVGEGSPSDPSNVVKLPQEAPSGPPVGFVGSARSSTEIIIQWQPPLEEHRNGQIHGYIIRYRLFGYNESPWNYRNITNEAQRNYLIQELITWKDYVIEIAAYNNMGVGVYTDGAKIKTKEGVPEAPPTGVRVQAINSTAIRIWWTPPNPQQINGINQGYKLQAWRYEKPPTLGAGGGGAIASGAGDDGNELIETEMKVLTVPPNLLDPLAEQSEVLSGLEKYTAYNITVLCFTDPGDGERSVPVPVQTLEDVPDEVSSLQFSGVSDREVTVTWDPPRRTNGVLLGYQIRYYVKDLPETARFVNLTATQSRFKVTHLTATTHYTFEVSGWTVVGAGPPKVATIQSGIEPVLPHPPYQLALSNIEAFSVVIQFTPGFDGNSSITSWIVEAQTARNLTWFVVHELQDPDASTVTVLGLTPFTTYRLRIIACNVVGRSEPSEATKDFQTIQARPKHPPFNVTVRAMSATELRVRWIPLQQTEWYGNPRGYNITYRNIHESETFGSAESIATSLEDSEKSIWSSGRSVVIEDPTANSHVLDGLEEWSVYEIAMTAVNEVGESIDSPHAFERTREAVPSMGPAGVEADATSSTTIVVRWTEVPKVHRNGQIEGYRVYYGSVAGRTPVLHKTIANNYTFTTTLTELKKFTQYDIQVLAYTRLGDGALSTPPVRIQTFEDSPGAPSNVSFPDVSFSMARIIWDVPEEPNGEILAYRVTYLLNGSQNLNFTQEFPPSDRTFRATQLLAERYYLFSVTAQTRLGWGKTAAALVYTTNNRQIPQAPSAPQISRSQVQSEQITFSWTPGRDGFAPLRYYSVQLRENEGSWMLIPERVDPDVTSYTATRLKPHTYYQFRIQATNDLGPSSYSRESVQIRTLPAAPSEGITGLKVVPITTTSVRVQWVALRPSAWNGDAETGGYRILYQPLSDFPSTLQSTPKMDVLGVNQVSAVLVDLTQDRNYEIILQPFNSQGSGPPSSPVAVYVGEAVPIGEPLDIEGKAISSTEVSLRWNPPQQNTQNGELLGYKIFYLVTDSSTQDLDPVPAAVAGGINNGSAVRRNKPPEEEIEVVPASYNTHNLVFLDKYTEYRIQILAFNPAGDGPRSAPITVKTMAGLPGPPTQLHFSDITMNSLTVSWDLPRKRNGLIVGYIVAYETTEDNEKFSKQVKQKVTGTSLIVQNLEEEVTYTFTVRAQTIDYGPAISGNVTTGPQEGSPGSPRDLMISKSQASVQMHWINGQSGKGPILGYYIESKKRDDLRWETVARSTNGPIQEFTVSFQNLLPSTAYKFRVISYNRYGISCPVYSDDAVLTPSKLYLEYGYLQLKPFYRQTWFMVALAATSIVIVIMVIAVLCVKSKSYKYKQEVQKTLEESIAMSIDERQELALELYRSRHGVSANGAANGITGVSGTMIHSTLGRRTGTILSRKGGGGGCSSTAAAAAAAASLGKSPPRPSPASVAYHSDEESLKCYDENPDDSSVTEKPSEMSSSDSQASESENESVRSDPHSFVNHYVNNDLLRQSWKRQKPVRNYSSYTDSDPEGSAVMSLNGGQIIMNNMARSRAPLPGFSSFV from the exons ATGGAACGGGACAGTCAGCCTTCTTCAGGGTCGCAATGCAGCGATCAACCCCAGCCGCCAGCAAAAATGTTCCAGGAAAAATTCCAGCGGTACGTGCGTCACACTGCACCCGTACAGTGCTGGTGGATAGCTGCCAGGCAGGACGGCCTGCCCGTAACTACCTGCACAAAAGCCCACCAGTCGCGGAGACGGCCGCGCGGTCGGCGGCGAACGCCTGCATGTGGCGGCGGTGCGGCGAGAACAACGATGACGACGGTTTCGATGCACTTGCTGCTGATGCTACTGCTGTGCGTGAGTCGAGATTCCACCGCCGGGACGGTGAGCGCGTACAGCTTGTCACCGG ATACTCAACTTCAAGCGCCGCGGTTTACCACCCAGCCATCGTCATCCGGTTCGATTGTGAATGAGGGCCGAACCAAGATCCTGCAATGCCACGCTTTGG GTTTCCCGCAGCCTACCTATCGTTGGCTAAAAAATGGCGTTCCAGTGGGAAacttcagcagcagccagtATTTGAAGATATTAAATATTACGCGAGATGATGCCGGTTCTTACCAGTGCGAGGCGTCCAACAAGGCGGGAACCATCTTCAGCGAAAAAATTGACGTTGTTGTTGCCT ATATGGGCGTGTTTGTTGATCAGTCGGAAAGCATAATATCGGTAGCGTCGGGCTATCCGGCTATACTAAACCTTTCCTTCATTGAGTCCGTCCCGTCTCCCTCGGTTACCTGGCAAACCGACGAAGGGCCGCTAGAGTATAACATCAAGTATGCGCAAACTTCTAGCAACCAGCTCATCATCCTGAGCGCCGACGAGGGAGACATTCGCGCATACCGTGCACGTGCCTTCAATACTCAAATTGGTCGCGAAGAAAGCACCGGCTTCGTGCGGCTGAATGTGACCGGCAACCCGTACACCGAGATTGCGCCGGAGATTATTGTACACCCGCAGAACACGAAGGTGGTCCGGGGCGCGCAGACGGTCGAGTTGGAGTGCATTGCAAACGCGCGACCGCTTCACGAGCTCGAAACGATATGGCTGAAGGATGGTATACCGATCGAAAACACTGGCATCCATTACACGCAAACCGATCCGTGGAACCGTACAGTCACACTGCTGCATGTCAACCTGACGCACACCGGTGAGTACACCTGCCAGGTGCAGATGCGCACCGGCGGCCATCCGATCGTGTTCTCCATGGCGCAGGTAACGGTGCAGGAGCCACCGACGTTCGTGACGCCGCTGCGCACCGAAACGCTAGGCGAGTACGGATCGCGCACCGTGCTGGCGTGCGATGTGATCGGTGAACCGCTGCCTAAAATAACGTGGTTCAAAAACGCCTGGCCCATCGAACAAGTGGCTGGCCGGTATACGGTACAGGACGATAACTCGCTAGAAATCTACAAGCTAGGCATGGACgatacggctatgtttcaatGTCTAGCAACGAACGAAGCGGGTGAAAAGTCTGCTTACACTTGGCTTAAAGTGAAAA CTTCAATCCCCTTTATGGAGATTCCGCCGGCGAATCAAACGATTCTTGATGGGAAAGATGCAACGATGAACTGTCGAGCAATTGCAGCTCCCACACCCAGCATCCAATGGATATTCAATG ATACATATCCCATAGAGACTTCCTCGCGGATGCAGATACTGGATTCGGGGGATTTGCTAATTTCGAACGTGCGTGAAACAGATGGTGGCCTTTACACATGTATAAGAGAAAATGAGGCCGGTCGTGTGATAGGATCCGGCTATTTGACTGTTCTAG TTCGTACGCAAATTAATCGTCCACCCGCTGATACCACCGTGCTGCTTGGACATTCGGCTGCACTGGAATGTGGCGTTTCCAGTGATCCCACTGTGCCTTACAACATCGATTGGTATCGGGAGCCCAA TCGGCTGCCGATCAAAAACAGTCAACGTATTGGAGTAAAAAAGGATGGCACTCTCGAGATTACTGAGGTGCGTCCTTCGGACGTTGGCCAGTATTCATGCATTGTAACGTCCCCCGGTGGCAATGAAACGCGCTCAGCACGGTTGAGTGTCATCGAGCTGCCATTCGCTCCGTCCAACGTGCAAGCTGTGCGACTGACCACACCGCAAAACCGCGCCATCAACGTGTCCTGGACTCCCGGGTTTGACGGTAACAGCaagataattaaatttattattcagCGCCGCGAGGTACCGGAGCTTGGCCCACTGCCAGATCCTCTGTTGAATTGGGTGACCGAGGTAGCTAACGTATCTGCGCAAGCAAAATGGATGCTGTTGACGAACTTAAAAGCGGCAACTGCGTATCAATTCAGGATCAGCTCTGTAAACCGAGTCGGTGAAGGTTCACCATCCGATCCGAGTAACGTAGTGAAGCTACCTCAGGAAG CTCCGTCCGGTCCGCCAGTAGGATTTGTTGGTTCGGCGCGTTCCTCGACGGAAATCATTATACAATGGCAGCCACCGCTTGAAGAGCACCGCAATGGACAGATCCATGGCTATATTATACGGTATCGACTTTTTGGATACAATGAGAGCCCATGGAACTATCGTAACATCACGAACGAGGCTCAACGCAACTATCTCATTCAAGAGCTTATCACCTGGAAGGATTATGTGATCGAAATTGCCGCATATAATAACATGGGCGTTGGCGTGTACACTGATGGGGCCAAAATCAAAACGAAGGAAGGTGTACCGGAGGCACCACCCACAGGCGTGCGGGTACAAGCGATCAACTCCACCGCAATCCGAATCTGGTGGACGCCTCCCAACCCGCAGCAAATCAATGGCATTAACCAGGGCTATAAATTGCAAGCTTGGCGCTATGAAAAGCCTCCGACTCTCGGcgctggtggaggtggtgcaATAGCGTCGGGTGCGGGTGATGACGGCAATGAGCTAATCGAGACGGAGATGAAGGTGCTTACCGTGCCGCCCAACTTGCTGGACCCGCTGGCCGAACAAAGCGAAGTGCTGAGCGGGCTGGAAAAGTATACCGCCTACAATATCACTGTGCTGTGTTTCACCGATCCGGGCGATGGCGAACGAAGCGTCCCGGTGCCGGTACAGACGCTCGAAGACGTGCCCGACGAGGTGAGCTCGTTGCAGTTCAGTGGCGTCTCGGATCGGGAGGTGACCGTAACGTGGGACCCACCACGACGCACCAATGGTGTACTGCTGGGCTATCAGATCCGTTACTATGTCAAAGATCTGCCAGAAACAGCCCGGTTCGTTAATTTAACAGCAACACAGTCTCGCTTCAAGGTGACGCATCTGACGGCGACAACGCATTACACGTTTGAGGTCAGCGGGTGGACGGTGGTGGGTGCTGGTCCACCAAAAGTTGCCACCATTCAGTCCGGCATCGAGCCCGTGTTGCCCCATCCACCCTACCAGCTCGCACTCTCGAATATTGAGGCGTTCTCGGTGGTTATTCAGTTCACTCCCGGCTTCGATGGCAACTCGTCCATCACGAGCTGGATTGTCGAGGCACAGACGGCAAGGAATCTCACATGGTTTGTTGTGCACGAGCTGCAGGACCCGGACGCATCTACCGTGACCGTGCTAGGCTTGACGCCCTTCACAACCTACCGGTTGCGCATCATTGCCTGCAACGTCGTGGGCCGCTCGGAGCCATCGGAAGCGACGAAAGATTTTCAAACGATTCAGGCGCGCCCGAAACACCCTCCGTTCAACGTGACGGTGCGAGCGATGAGTGCCACCGAGCTGCGGGTGCGCTGGATACCGCTGCAGCAAACGGAGTGGTACGGCAATCCGAGAGGGTACAACATAACGTATCGCAACATTCATGAAAGCGAGACATTTGGATCGGCCGAGTCGATCGCCACAAGCCTGGAAGATTCCGAGAAAAGCATCTGGTCATCTGGGCGCAGCGTGGTGATCGAAGACCCTACCGCCAACTCGCACGTGCTGGATGGACTAGAGGAGTGGTCGGTGTACGAGATCGCTATGACAGCGGTGAACGAGGTGGGCGAATCCATTGACAGCCCACATGCCTTTGAACGTACCCGCGAGGCCGTACCTTCGATGGGACCGGCCGGGGTTGAAGCTGATGCCACCTCGTCCACAACCATCGTAGTGCGCTGGACGGAGGTACCGAAAGTGCATCGTAACGGCCAGATCGAAGGCTACCGTGTGTACTACGGGTCCGTGGCCGGTCGGACGCCGGTGCTCCACAAAACCATTGCCAACAACTACACCTTCACGACGACGCTAACCGAGCTGAAAAAGTTTACCCAGTACGACATTCAGGTCCTTGCGTACACTCGCCTAGGCGATGGTGCACTCTCTACGCCGCCTGTGCGCATTCAAACGTTTGAAGACTCACCCGGCGCACCGTCGAACGTGTCGTTTCCGGATGTGTCGTTCAGCATGGCGCGCATCATATGGGACGTGCCGGAAGAACCGAATGGCGAAATATTGGCCTACCGCGTGACGTACCTATTGAATGGGTCCCAGAATCTTAACTTCACGCAAGAATTTCCACCCTCGGATCGCACGTTTCGGGCCACCCAGCTGCTCGCCGAGCGCTACTATCTGTTCAGCGTGACTGCGCAGACCCGCCTAGGGTGGGGGAAGACGGCGGCCGCCCTTGTCTACACCACGAACAACCGCCAGATTCCGCAAGCGCCCTCGGCTCCGCAAATTTCACGGTCGCAGGTTCAGTCGGAGCAGATCACCTTCAGCTGGACACCCGGGCGAGATGGGTTTGCTCCACTGCGCTACTACTCGGTACAGCTGCGCGAGAACGAAGGCTCCTGGATGCTAATACCGGAGCGCGTTGATCCGGACGTAACGTCGTACACGGCGACCCGGCTCAAACCGCACACTTACTACCAGTTCCGCATACAGGCGACGAACGATCTTGGCCCTTCTAGCTACAGTCGGGAGAGCGTTCAAATTCGGACGCTGCCTGCCGCTCCATCGGAAGGCATAACGGGGTTAAAGGTGGTCCCAATCACTACCACAAGCGTCCGCGTACAGTGGGTAGCGTTGCGCCCTAGCGCATGGAACGGTGACGCCGAGACGGGTGGTTATCGCATACTCTATCAACCGTTGTCCGACTTTCCCTCCACGCTGCAGAGCACACCCAAGATGGATGTGCTGGGCGTGAATCAGGTTTCGGCTGTATTGGTCGACCTAACGCAGGATCGCAATTACGAAATCATCCTGCAGCCGTTCAACTCGCAAGGCTCGGGACCACCGTCGTCCCCGGTGGCGGTTTACGTCGGGGAAGCCGTCCCAATCGGTGAACCGCTCGACATCGAAGGGAAAGCAATTTCATCGACCGAAGTGTCGTTGCGCTGGAATCCTCCCCAGCAGAACACTCAGAATGGAGAGCTACTGGGCTACAAGATATTTTACCTTGTGACCGACTCATCTACGCAAGATCTCGATCCGGTACCGGCGGCCGTTGCCGGTGGAATTAACAATGGAAGCGCCGTGCGGCGCAACAAACCGCCCGAGGAAGAGATTGAGGTGGTGCCTGCATCGTACAACACGCACAATCTTGTGTTTCTCGACAAGTATACCGAGTACCGGATTCAGATACTAGCCTTCAACCCGGCCGGCGATGGACCGCGGTCCGCTCCGATAACCGTAAAGACAATGGCTGGCTTGCCTGGACCTCCGACGCAGCTACACTTCTCCGATATCACTATGAACAGTCTTACGGTGAGCTGGGATTTGCCGCGCAAGCGCAACGGACTTATAGTCGGTTATATCGTAGCGTACGAAACAACCGAGGACAATGAAA AATTCAGCAAACAGGTGAAACAGAAGGTGACCGGTACGAGCCTGATCGTTCAGAACTTAGAGGAAGAGGTGACCTACACGTTTACAGTACGCGCGCAAACCATTGACTACGGACCGGCAATCAGTGGCAATGTAACGACCGGGCCGCAGGAAGGTTCGCCGGGCTCACCCCGGGATCTTATGATCTCAAAGTCGCAGGCCAGTGTGCAGATGCACTGGATCAATGGGCAGTcgggaaagggccccattctAGGGTATTACATCGAGTCGAAGAAAAGAG ATGATCTGCGCTGGGAAACTGTGGCCCGTTCAACAAACGGACCGATTCAAGAGTTCACTGTCAGTTTCCAGAATCTCTTACCATCCACCGCGTATAAGTTCCGAGTAATCTCATACAACCGTTACGGTATTAGCTGCCCCGTATATTCAGACGATGCTGTTCTTACACCTTCGAAGCTATATCTGGAATATGGCTACCTACAGTTGAAACCTTTCTACAGGCAAACTTGGTTTATGGTAGCACTAGCGGCTACTTCTATCGTGATAGTCATCATGGTCATCGCCGTCTTATGCGTTAAGAGCAAAAGTTACAAGTATAAGC AAGAAGTTCAGAAAACACTAGAAGAATCCATTGCAATGTCCATCGACGAACGGCAGGAGCTGGCCCTCGAGCTTTATCGCTCGCGCCATGGTGTATCAGCGAACGGTGCAGCAAATGGCATTACTGGTGTATCCGGTACAATGATCCACAGCACGCTAGGTCGACGTACTGGCACAATACTCAGCAGGAAGGGCGGCGGGGGAGGATGTTCGAGTacggcagctgcagcagcagccgccgcatcgTTGGGCAAGTCCCCACCCCGGCCCTCACCTGCCTCCGTTGCCTACCATAGCGATGAGGAGAGTTTGAAGTGTTACGACGAAAATCCCGATGATAGCAGCGTCACAGAGAAACCGTCCGAAATGAGCTCCAGTGATTCTCAG GCATCGGAAAGTGAAAACGAAAGTGTCCGCTCGGATCCGCACTCATTCGTAAACCATTACGTAAACAACGATCTGTTGCGACAGTCCTGGAAGCGGCAGAAACCGGTGCGCAATTATTCTAGCTACACCGACTCAGACCCCGAAGGTTCGGCGGTGATGAGTCTGAACGGGGGCCAAATTATAATGAACAATATGGCACGATCGCGGGCGCCCTTACCTGGCTTCAGCTCCTTTGTGTGA